In a single window of the Oxyura jamaicensis isolate SHBP4307 breed ruddy duck unplaced genomic scaffold, BPBGC_Ojam_1.0 oxyUn_random_OJ59557, whole genome shotgun sequence genome:
- the LOC118158877 gene encoding olfactory receptor 14A16-like, whose product MSNSSIPTEFLLLPFADTREMQLLHFGLFLGIYLAALMGNGLILTAIACDHHLHTPLYFFLLNLSLIDLGSISTTVPKAMANSLWDTRTISYAGCATQFFFFVVFVTAEFYLLTIMAYDRYVAICKPLHYGTIMDSRTCVNMAAAAWGSTFLYAVLHTTNTFSLPLCQGNVLDQFFCEIPQILKLSCSDAYLQEIGLLVLSAILASGCFVFLVLSYVQIFRAVLKMPSEQGRHKAFSTCLPHLAVVSLFLSTAIFAYLKPSSISSPFLDLLLAVLYSVVPPAVNPLIYSMRNKELKDAVRKLIWGRFYSTHNDAFTLH is encoded by the coding sequence ATGTCCAACAGCAGCATCCCCActgagttcctcctcctgccattcgCAGACACACGCGAgatgcagctcctgcacttcgggctcttcctgggcatctacctggctgccctcatgggcaacggcctcatcctcacagccATCGCCTGtgaccaccacctccacacccccttgtacttcttcctcctcaacctctcCCTCATTGATCTGGGATCCATCTCCAccactgtccccaaagccatggccaactccctctgggacaccaggACCATTTCCTATGCAGGCTGTGCTACTcaattcttcttttttgttgtgtttgtcaCCGCAGAGTTTTATCTTCTCACCATCATGGCCTATGACCGCTatgttgccatctgcaaaccCCTGCACTACGGGACAATAATGGACAGCAGAACTTGTGTcaacatggcagcagctgcctggggcagtacTTTTCTctatgctgtgctgcacaccACCAAtaccttttcccttcccctctgccaaggcaatgtcctggaccagttcttctgtgaaattccccagatcctcaagctctcctgctcagatgcctacctTCAGGAAATTGGGCTTCTTGTTCTTAGCGCTATTTTAGCAtctggctgttttgttttccttgtgctgtcctatgtgcagatcttcagggccgTGCTGAAGATGCCCTCAgagcagggccggcacaaagccttttccacatgcctccctcacctggccgtTGTCTCCCTGTTTCTCAGCACTGCCAtttttgcctacctgaagccctCCTCCATCTCTTCCCCATTCCTTGATCTTTTgctggcagttctgtactcggtggtgcctccagcagtgaaccctctcatctacagcatgaggaacaaggAGCTGAAGGATGCGGTTAGGA